The following coding sequences are from one Coleofasciculus sp. FACHB-1120 window:
- a CDS encoding FAD-dependent oxidoreductase, whose protein sequence is MSQVVIIGCGVVGAAIAYELSLIPGLTITVLDKQPPAQAATGAALGVLMGAISHKIKGNAWKMRQASIQRYETLIPELEALLERQIPFNRQGILMLCFAGEDLSRWEKLVEIRQTQGWHLEIWDAPQVQSRCPQLSHEIIGAIYSPQDRQLDPVALTLALVDAAQRNGVTFKFGVTVLEEEATNADIRHIQTTAGQVDVDWLIVAAGLGSTPLTASLKQPIDIRPVLGQALHLRLAQPMGRADFQPTITGNDVHIVPVTDTEYWVGATVEFPNNGDEIVADAAHLDAVMVQAIAFCPSLAQATILKTWSGLRPRPEGRPAPVIGLLPGYSNVLLATGHYRNGVLLAPATAQAIRELIMRSRNQDK, encoded by the coding sequence ATGAGTCAGGTTGTGATTATTGGATGCGGCGTTGTTGGGGCTGCGATCGCTTATGAACTCAGTCTAATTCCAGGGCTAACAATCACAGTCTTGGACAAGCAACCACCCGCACAAGCCGCCACTGGCGCTGCATTGGGCGTCTTGATGGGCGCGATCAGTCACAAAATCAAGGGCAATGCCTGGAAAATGCGGCAGGCTAGTATCCAGCGCTATGAAACCCTGATTCCAGAGCTAGAAGCGCTTTTAGAGCGTCAGATCCCCTTCAACCGGCAGGGAATTCTGATGCTCTGCTTTGCCGGTGAAGATTTATCTCGTTGGGAAAAACTGGTAGAAATTCGCCAAACTCAAGGCTGGCACCTGGAAATTTGGGACGCCCCCCAAGTCCAGTCTCGCTGTCCTCAGTTGAGTCATGAGATCATCGGCGCGATTTATTCTCCCCAAGATCGGCAACTCGACCCGGTTGCTCTGACTTTAGCGCTGGTTGATGCTGCTCAACGCAACGGCGTTACCTTTAAATTTGGCGTCACCGTCTTAGAAGAGGAAGCAACAAATGCGGACATTCGCCACATTCAAACAACCGCAGGGCAAGTTGATGTTGATTGGTTAATTGTGGCAGCAGGGCTAGGTTCCACCCCACTCACAGCGTCTTTAAAACAACCGATTGATATTCGCCCGGTATTGGGACAAGCGTTGCACTTGCGCCTAGCGCAGCCAATGGGGCGTGCAGATTTCCAGCCGACAATTACAGGCAATGATGTCCACATTGTGCCCGTAACGGACACAGAATACTGGGTTGGTGCGACGGTGGAGTTTCCCAATAATGGGGATGAGATAGTGGCAGATGCCGCCCATCTGGATGCAGTTATGGTGCAAGCGATCGCTTTTTGCCCCAGCTTAGCCCAAGCCACAATCCTTAAAACTTGGTCGGGGTTGCGTCCCCGCCCCGAAGGACGCCCCGCCCCTGTTATCGGTCTTCTGCCCGGTTATAGCAATGTTCTCCTCGCCACAGGTCACTATCGCAACGGCGTTTTACTCGCACCCGCCACCGCCCAAGCGATTCGGGAACTGATTATGCGATCGCGCAATCAAGATAAATAA